The following proteins are co-located in the Luteolibacter rhizosphaerae genome:
- a CDS encoding GNAT family N-acetyltransferase, producing MIPERLELHLRDGTPVVARPLTPGDRAYVAEGYRLLSPDARYQRFWVRDGQVIGDAMLDRLLTGDLPNHAIWTVFDPTREGFPGLGAASFWRSKDKPADAEISATVLDRDQGRGVGTLLLSILWLVAYRHGIETFTGYTMPENVGALRWMQATGAQGEWDGYNAVYQWKLGDLDAIPEGSAGADLAARLADLAPLFL from the coding sequence ATGATTCCGGAGCGGCTCGAACTCCACTTGCGCGATGGCACGCCTGTTGTCGCCCGTCCGCTCACGCCCGGTGATCGGGCTTATGTGGCCGAGGGCTACCGCTTGCTTTCCCCGGATGCCCGCTACCAGCGCTTCTGGGTTCGCGATGGCCAAGTCATCGGCGATGCGATGCTGGACCGTCTGCTCACTGGAGATCTCCCGAATCACGCGATCTGGACCGTCTTCGATCCCACCCGTGAGGGTTTTCCCGGGCTGGGGGCAGCCAGCTTCTGGCGCTCCAAGGACAAGCCCGCGGATGCCGAGATCTCCGCCACCGTGCTGGATCGGGATCAAGGCCGCGGCGTCGGGACGCTTCTCCTTTCGATCCTCTGGCTCGTCGCCTACCGCCATGGGATCGAGACCTTCACCGGGTACACCATGCCGGAAAACGTCGGGGCTCTCCGATGGATGCAGGCCACCGGCGCACAAGGCGAGTGGGACGGCTACAATGCCGTCTATCAATGGAAGCTCGGCGATCTCGATGCGATTCCGGAGGGCTCTGCCGGTGCGGATCTCGCGGCCCGGCTTGCGGATCTCGCGCCGCTGTTCCTCTAG
- a CDS encoding TIGR00730 family Rossman fold protein, which produces MTPPNCPDVPQPAPEQKVSEEEIREEERFELQTSDSGFLAGPRSRLHDLGTIFRVGADFLRAFRTLHFVGPAVTVFGSARIQPGTAYYEMAREVGAAIAKLGFTVVTGGGPGIMEAANKGAFEAGGRSIGVNIELPFEQHLNPYVDRSVTMRYFFTRKTILIKYSYAFVVLPGGAGTLDETFETMTLIQTGKIRNFPIVLMGKDYWQPLMDFVYHMADAGMISPSDPDLIFFTDDVEEAMAHLQRHAVRQFGLRRHKLPDPKPVLGEKGVSVS; this is translated from the coding sequence ATGACGCCGCCCAATTGCCCGGATGTCCCCCAACCCGCTCCCGAACAGAAGGTTAGCGAGGAGGAAATCCGCGAGGAAGAGCGCTTCGAGTTGCAGACCTCGGATAGCGGCTTCCTCGCCGGTCCGCGGTCCCGGCTCCATGATCTAGGAACGATTTTCCGGGTAGGGGCGGACTTCCTCCGTGCATTCCGCACGCTTCATTTCGTGGGACCGGCTGTCACCGTGTTTGGCTCGGCCCGGATTCAACCGGGAACTGCCTACTATGAAATGGCGCGGGAAGTCGGCGCAGCCATTGCCAAGCTCGGTTTTACGGTGGTGACCGGCGGTGGCCCGGGCATCATGGAAGCGGCGAACAAAGGCGCTTTTGAAGCTGGCGGGAGATCGATCGGCGTGAACATCGAACTCCCCTTCGAGCAGCACCTGAACCCCTACGTGGACCGCTCGGTCACGATGCGCTATTTCTTCACGCGCAAGACGATCCTGATCAAATACTCCTATGCTTTCGTGGTGCTCCCCGGCGGGGCGGGAACTCTGGACGAAACCTTCGAGACGATGACCCTGATTCAGACGGGGAAGATCCGGAACTTCCCCATCGTGCTCATGGGGAAAGACTATTGGCAGCCCCTGATGGACTTCGTCTATCACATGGCCGATGCCGGCATGATCAGCCCCTCCGATCCCGATCTCATCTTCTTCACCGACGACGTGGAAGAAGCGATGGCGCACCTGCAACGCCACGCGGTCCGGCAATTCGGGCTGCGACGCCACAAGCTGCCCGATCCCAAGCCGGTGCTGGGCGAGAAGGGCGTCTCGGTATCCTGA
- the aroE gene encoding shikimate dehydrogenase, with protein MDDTLYTLKDLVSREHLDAGKEKPARLAVIGYPVAHSLSPHMHQPALDGAGIDARYIKLEVEPDQVGRAFARMKELGFIGCNVTVPHKFEALAACETLDGGAAEMGAVNTVVFQDGEAKGYNTDGYGFEEAVRETLGVELLGARVLIVGAGGGAGGAIAVHCARKGVAKLVLVNRTLDKIEELASRLHRHHGGTEILTAGLDQGGLAKQAREIDLIVNTSSLGLKEGDGSPLPAGCFREGLAVYDTVYRPGTAFQEAARAAGARVGTGKAMLLHQGVKAFQIWFPGADPVSAMRVGLG; from the coding sequence ATGGACGACACGCTGTACACGCTAAAGGATCTCGTATCCCGCGAACACCTGGATGCCGGAAAGGAGAAGCCTGCCCGCCTGGCGGTAATCGGTTATCCGGTGGCGCATTCCTTGTCACCGCACATGCACCAGCCTGCGCTGGATGGGGCGGGGATCGACGCGCGCTACATCAAGCTGGAGGTAGAGCCGGACCAGGTGGGCCGGGCCTTCGCGCGAATGAAAGAGCTCGGTTTCATCGGCTGCAATGTGACGGTGCCGCACAAGTTCGAAGCGCTGGCGGCTTGCGAGACGCTGGATGGCGGTGCCGCGGAGATGGGCGCCGTGAATACGGTGGTATTCCAGGACGGCGAGGCGAAGGGCTACAACACGGATGGCTACGGATTTGAAGAGGCCGTGCGCGAGACCTTGGGGGTAGAGCTCCTCGGCGCTCGCGTGCTGATCGTGGGCGCGGGCGGGGGTGCCGGTGGCGCGATCGCGGTCCACTGCGCGCGGAAGGGCGTGGCGAAGCTGGTGCTGGTAAACCGGACTCTGGACAAGATCGAGGAGTTGGCCAGCAGGCTTCACCGGCACCACGGGGGAACCGAGATCCTCACGGCCGGCTTGGATCAGGGTGGCTTGGCAAAGCAGGCCAGGGAAATTGATCTGATCGTGAATACTTCGTCGCTGGGGCTGAAGGAGGGCGATGGCTCGCCGCTTCCTGCCGGGTGTTTCCGCGAAGGGCTGGCGGTCTACGATACGGTCTACCGGCCGGGCACAGCCTTTCAGGAAGCGGCACGCGCGGCGGGAGCCCGGGTCGGGACGGGCAAGGCGATGCTGCTTCACCAAGGGGTGAAAGCCTTCCAGATCTGGTTCCCGGGAGCGGATCCGGTTTCGGCGATGAGGGTCGGGCTGGGCTGA
- a CDS encoding PA14 domain-containing protein, protein MKITQSWRSYGQLPTRVLLCSMALTTAQAALVADWTADTYVDGQNWVSNTGGIVATPVGLPTSFADAFHTHKGVETGGSNYFTVAAANNPLANATAMTLVVVFEPQGTGNTGGSWWESSGLLGMEQGGSGGDWGLGWNNDRVAAGTGGPDITMFSKARGIPEPQIAIFTWNGSTQRLFVNGNQVDSDYFVSPIPRVGGKFAIGAMTENGNGPFFGRIAEVRMYNTDESANATTLYNSLRTTYFGPLELASSTVTTTGGSFVVKNTTGSTAAAQTPGSYRLFIAGVEVPEANISVSQAAGQTTVSYTSTQTLNTAYNFELTVPRTANTEQTFFGTASTPRLPASVPGTAGSVGTWGISESPGGTGDIAGALGILTGATPPTPVTGSAPVFNHRDPDTNNITQVGNFNNDLPILTNAAGDQEFIVVGKTQVSIPAAGLYTFSVHSDDGFAMRVTGAGGGRFVSTGGEGNIDLGDSQTLYRDGGTGDSNSRGVYQFDAAGTYNIEYLGWDGGGGGFYEVAWAQGGFSTDRDTNTWSLVGTPSNPAVPPYQERHLANLPGPAGTNNGFGARVYRDAGEYGSTWDASNFLAATTRTPADGITTDAQMPYMNHRDPNDGGGGLIPGDLPFPGDTNVAEDRVVTSAKGRINITTAGPYTFWAQGDDGFMLRIKATNGGSDPSFSRATQGDNNGGDGKFEMSNPNELFFNGGTGNSNTRGIINLAVGTYDLDYIHLEQTGGYYHELTAAAGSWPHGTNPPNGFQLVGFAPVTPTVLVPGIADPGWTVETGEVGFYDNNIAGAEQRINETLADPTAPANKTSTWDKLDFFDPQDGSQNVYAGTNPWPFNTPDPENDFSIRATGIVNITEAGTYHFGFQGDDGGYLYIYGHNGTTDPVISGILATNLPANAVIGQAPGSSVNNAIRVDTPTGNSRTIISVPLNVGQYRIQTLVFEVGGGFYWEVYGAKGPLDPSAVLPLLVKGGNSTINQSPGLPLVQQGAATPPGFVISNLVVSKGPPTTAQFNFGSQNGVNYSVEASTNLSSWTTVVASVTGTGTSTPVSVNLSSFPALNGQSKIFLRVRQP, encoded by the coding sequence GTGAAAATAACTCAATCGTGGCGGAGCTATGGCCAGCTCCCGACAAGAGTCCTGCTATGCAGCATGGCTCTAACAACCGCCCAAGCGGCGCTCGTGGCGGACTGGACCGCCGATACTTATGTGGATGGCCAGAACTGGGTATCCAATACCGGCGGCATCGTGGCTACACCGGTGGGATTGCCCACCTCCTTCGCCGATGCCTTCCACACCCACAAGGGGGTGGAGACCGGCGGCAGCAACTACTTCACCGTAGCTGCGGCGAACAACCCGCTGGCGAATGCCACGGCGATGACGCTGGTGGTCGTCTTTGAACCGCAGGGCACCGGCAATACCGGGGGGTCCTGGTGGGAGAGCAGCGGCCTGCTCGGCATGGAACAGGGCGGCTCCGGCGGTGACTGGGGACTGGGCTGGAACAACGACCGCGTGGCGGCGGGAACGGGCGGACCGGACATCACGATGTTCTCGAAGGCCCGCGGTATCCCGGAACCGCAGATCGCGATCTTCACATGGAATGGCAGCACGCAGCGTCTCTTCGTGAACGGCAATCAAGTGGACTCCGACTACTTTGTCTCCCCGATTCCACGGGTAGGCGGGAAGTTTGCGATCGGAGCCATGACCGAGAACGGGAACGGGCCTTTCTTCGGGCGAATCGCCGAGGTGCGGATGTACAATACCGACGAATCCGCGAATGCGACCACGCTCTACAATTCCCTGCGGACGACCTACTTCGGCCCGCTGGAACTTGCCTCCTCTACCGTGACCACCACGGGTGGCTCCTTTGTGGTCAAGAACACGACCGGGTCCACCGCCGCAGCACAGACGCCGGGGTCCTACCGGCTGTTCATCGCTGGAGTGGAGGTGCCGGAGGCCAACATCAGCGTGAGCCAGGCGGCGGGACAGACGACCGTGTCCTACACCAGCACGCAGACGCTGAATACCGCCTATAACTTCGAGCTGACCGTGCCGCGCACGGCAAACACCGAGCAAACCTTCTTCGGTACCGCGAGCACCCCGCGCCTCCCGGCAAGCGTGCCTGGCACTGCAGGGAGCGTGGGCACTTGGGGCATCAGCGAAAGCCCCGGGGGCACCGGTGACATCGCAGGGGCCTTGGGCATCTTGACCGGAGCGACCCCACCGACCCCGGTCACTGGTAGTGCACCGGTCTTCAATCACCGGGACCCGGATACGAACAACATCACGCAGGTCGGCAACTTCAACAACGACCTGCCGATCCTGACGAATGCCGCCGGTGACCAAGAGTTCATCGTGGTGGGCAAGACGCAGGTTTCGATTCCGGCAGCGGGACTCTACACCTTCTCCGTGCATAGCGACGACGGCTTCGCCATGCGCGTCACGGGCGCGGGTGGCGGACGCTTCGTCTCGACCGGCGGCGAGGGCAACATCGATCTTGGCGACAGCCAGACGCTCTACCGCGACGGCGGCACCGGGGACTCGAACTCGCGCGGCGTGTATCAGTTCGACGCGGCAGGGACCTACAACATCGAGTATCTGGGCTGGGACGGCGGCGGCGGCGGCTTCTACGAGGTCGCATGGGCCCAAGGCGGATTCAGCACCGACCGCGATACCAATACCTGGTCGCTGGTCGGCACGCCGAGCAATCCGGCGGTGCCACCGTATCAAGAGCGGCACCTCGCCAACCTGCCCGGGCCGGCAGGAACGAACAATGGCTTCGGCGCGCGCGTCTATCGCGACGCGGGAGAATACGGCAGCACTTGGGATGCGAGCAACTTCCTGGCAGCGACGACACGCACCCCGGCCGATGGCATCACAACGGACGCCCAGATGCCCTACATGAACCATCGCGATCCGAACGATGGCGGTGGTGGCCTGATCCCGGGCGATCTCCCCTTCCCCGGCGATACCAACGTGGCGGAAGATCGTGTGGTGACCTCCGCGAAGGGGCGCATCAACATCACGACCGCGGGACCCTATACCTTCTGGGCGCAGGGTGACGATGGCTTCATGCTGCGGATCAAGGCCACCAACGGCGGATCCGACCCCAGCTTCTCCCGCGCCACGCAAGGTGACAACAACGGCGGCGACGGGAAGTTCGAGATGTCGAATCCCAACGAGCTGTTCTTTAACGGTGGCACGGGGAATTCAAACACCCGCGGGATCATCAATCTGGCAGTGGGCACCTATGATCTCGACTACATCCACCTGGAGCAGACCGGCGGTTACTACCACGAGCTGACGGCCGCGGCGGGCTCATGGCCGCACGGAACGAATCCGCCGAACGGCTTCCAACTGGTGGGCTTCGCTCCGGTGACTCCTACCGTGTTGGTTCCGGGAATCGCCGATCCGGGATGGACGGTGGAGACCGGTGAAGTCGGCTTCTACGATAACAACATCGCGGGTGCCGAACAGCGCATCAACGAAACCTTGGCCGATCCCACCGCGCCGGCCAACAAGACCAGCACTTGGGACAAACTCGACTTCTTCGATCCGCAGGACGGCTCGCAGAACGTGTATGCGGGAACCAATCCATGGCCCTTCAATACGCCCGATCCGGAGAATGACTTCTCGATCCGGGCCACGGGTATCGTGAACATCACCGAAGCGGGCACCTATCACTTCGGGTTCCAAGGAGACGATGGTGGCTACCTCTACATCTACGGACACAACGGCACGACCGATCCGGTGATCAGCGGCATCCTGGCCACGAACCTGCCGGCGAATGCCGTGATCGGACAAGCGCCGGGCAGCAGCGTGAACAACGCGATCCGCGTGGATACGCCGACGGGCAACAGCCGCACGATCATCAGCGTGCCGCTGAACGTCGGGCAGTACCGCATCCAGACCCTCGTCTTCGAGGTCGGGGGCGGATTCTACTGGGAAGTTTATGGAGCGAAGGGCCCGCTGGATCCGAGCGCGGTGCTGCCGCTGCTGGTGAAGGGCGGAAATAGCACCATCAACCAGAGCCCCGGATTACCGCTGGTGCAGCAGGGAGCGGCGACGCCTCCTGGTTTCGTCATCAGCAACCTGGTGGTGAGCAAGGGACCGCCGACGACCGCACAGTTCAACTTCGGTTCGCAGAACGGGGTGAACTATTCCGTGGAGGCATCGACCAACCTGTCCTCCTGGACGACGGTGGTGGCGAGCGTGACGGGAACCGGCACGAGCACTCCCGTCTCGGTGAATCTGTCGAGCTTCCCGGCGCTGAACGGACAGTCGAAGATTTTCCTTCGCGTTCGTCAGCCCTGA
- a CDS encoding glutamate--tRNA ligase — MSVRTRFAPSPTGYLHVGGARTALFSYLYARKHGGAFVLRVEDTDEARNTQEARDAIFSGMSWLGLDWDEGEGKGGDYGPYNQSERLPIYDKWFEVLREGGRVYEDGGAWRFRFERKPVTMHDLVCGEVTIDYRDESNTPDMVIRRSDGSYVFHFVNVVDDLEMKISHVIRGEDHLMNTPKHLQLFEALGAPAPQYAHIPLIQNPNGSKMSKRDVGAAVGDYPRQGFIAAGVVNFLALLGWSPKSDEELFTMDELVERFSLEGVNRSPARFDQEKCAWFNQQHLLKLDGPAFAELAKPFVEQAGLPTNGDYPAVAAMVREKVRLLAEVPNAIGFLLQDDFGFEPEAVEKVRGNAAAKDLLAALAGDFEGLADWSADAAKHQIGETAKAAGAKPGQLMFPLRVALSGKSGGPDLGDILGTLGKERCVARLRAFVSKLS; from the coding sequence ATGTCCGTCCGCACGCGCTTCGCACCTTCCCCCACCGGCTACCTCCATGTCGGCGGGGCACGCACCGCACTGTTCAGCTACCTGTATGCCCGCAAGCACGGCGGGGCCTTTGTGCTGCGCGTGGAAGACACGGACGAAGCCCGGAACACCCAGGAAGCACGCGATGCAATTTTCTCCGGCATGAGCTGGCTGGGCCTCGACTGGGATGAAGGCGAGGGCAAGGGCGGCGACTACGGTCCCTACAACCAGAGCGAGCGCCTGCCGATCTACGACAAGTGGTTCGAGGTGCTGCGCGAGGGCGGCCGCGTCTACGAGGACGGCGGTGCCTGGCGCTTCCGCTTCGAGCGCAAGCCGGTGACGATGCACGACCTGGTCTGCGGTGAGGTGACGATCGACTACCGCGACGAGTCGAACACGCCGGACATGGTGATCCGGCGTTCCGATGGCTCGTACGTCTTCCACTTCGTGAACGTGGTGGACGATCTGGAGATGAAGATCAGCCACGTGATCCGCGGCGAGGACCACCTGATGAACACGCCGAAGCACCTGCAGCTTTTTGAAGCGCTGGGCGCACCGGCACCGCAGTATGCGCACATCCCGCTGATCCAGAATCCGAACGGCTCGAAGATGTCGAAGCGCGACGTGGGCGCGGCGGTGGGTGACTACCCGCGGCAGGGCTTCATTGCTGCCGGCGTGGTGAACTTCCTGGCGCTGCTCGGCTGGTCGCCGAAGTCCGACGAGGAACTCTTTACGATGGATGAACTGGTCGAGCGCTTCTCGCTGGAAGGCGTGAACCGTTCCCCTGCCCGTTTCGATCAGGAGAAGTGCGCGTGGTTCAACCAACAGCACCTGCTGAAGCTGGATGGCCCGGCTTTCGCCGAGCTTGCGAAGCCTTTCGTGGAGCAGGCCGGACTGCCGACCAATGGCGACTATCCGGCAGTAGCCGCGATGGTGCGCGAGAAGGTGCGCCTGCTCGCGGAGGTCCCGAATGCGATCGGCTTCCTGCTCCAAGATGACTTCGGCTTCGAACCGGAAGCGGTGGAAAAGGTGCGTGGCAATGCGGCGGCGAAGGATCTGCTGGCAGCTCTGGCCGGGGACTTCGAGGGCTTGGCCGATTGGTCCGCGGATGCGGCGAAGCATCAGATCGGTGAGACGGCGAAGGCAGCCGGAGCGAAGCCGGGACAACTGATGTTCCCGCTGCGCGTGGCACTCAGCGGCAAGTCAGGCGGCCCGGATCTCGGAGATATCCTCGGCACGCTGGGCAAGGAGCGCTGCGTGGCACGCCTCCGGGCCTTCGTTTCGAAGCTCAGTTAA
- a CDS encoding DUF1003 domain-containing protein, which yields MKKCAITGQETPDHLAVPLSAIRPLLRTFILKRHPDLPAEGWVSRSALDELRSAYIEDALQNEIGELTELEREVIDSIRGRELIAERPETEEEEDRTATFGERLSDRIASFGGSWRFILLFSGFLAVWIILNALQLFGGKAVDPYPFILLNLLLSCIAALQAPIIMMSQNRQQDHDRKEAMRDYQVNLKAELEIRHLHEKMDHLLLNHSERLMEIQQYQTELLQRILGEKESKD from the coding sequence ATGAAAAAGTGCGCTATCACCGGTCAGGAAACGCCGGATCATCTCGCCGTCCCGCTTTCGGCCATCCGCCCGCTGCTCCGCACCTTCATTCTAAAGCGCCACCCGGATCTCCCCGCGGAGGGCTGGGTGTCCCGCAGCGCCCTCGATGAGCTCCGCTCCGCCTACATCGAAGACGCGCTGCAGAATGAGATCGGCGAGCTCACCGAGCTCGAGCGCGAGGTCATCGATAGCATCCGCGGTCGCGAGCTGATCGCCGAGCGCCCGGAAACTGAGGAGGAAGAGGATCGTACCGCCACCTTCGGTGAACGTCTCTCGGACCGCATCGCGAGCTTCGGCGGGAGCTGGAGGTTCATCCTACTCTTTAGCGGCTTTCTTGCCGTCTGGATCATCCTCAATGCGCTCCAGCTATTTGGGGGCAAGGCGGTGGATCCCTATCCCTTCATCCTGCTCAATCTGCTGCTCTCCTGCATCGCCGCCCTCCAGGCCCCCATCATCATGATGAGCCAGAACCGCCAGCAGGATCATGATCGCAAGGAGGCCATGCGGGACTACCAGGTCAACCTGAAGGCCGAGCTGGAGATCCGCCACCTTCATGAGAAGATGGATCATCTCCTTCTCAATCACTCCGAGCGCCTGATGGAGATCCAGCAGTACCAAACCGAGCTGCTGCAGCGGATCTTGGGGGAGAAAGAGTCGAAGGATTGA
- a CDS encoding HAD family hydrolase, which produces MPLSAVIFDFDGVVIDSHEAHGRSWFALADELGQELSQETFHSTFGQRNESILPFLGWAEEGDRERIQQLGDRKEGLYREILRAEGIEPLPGVVALLQDLKANGIPCAIGTSTPRANVECVLELTGLADYFGDIAASEDVSRGKPDPEVFLKAAAKLGADPLFCVVIEDAQVGLRAAKAAGMKALGVTTTHPADALAPENPDRIVDSLAEVNVSYLRELW; this is translated from the coding sequence ATGCCTCTTTCCGCAGTGATCTTCGATTTCGATGGCGTGGTGATCGACTCCCACGAAGCCCACGGTCGTTCATGGTTCGCGCTGGCGGATGAGCTCGGACAGGAGCTGAGCCAGGAAACCTTTCATTCCACCTTCGGCCAGCGGAACGAGAGCATCCTGCCCTTTCTCGGTTGGGCGGAGGAGGGGGATCGCGAGCGCATCCAACAGCTCGGTGATCGCAAGGAAGGCCTCTACCGCGAGATCCTTCGCGCGGAGGGGATCGAGCCGCTTCCGGGCGTGGTGGCGCTGCTCCAGGATCTGAAGGCGAATGGTATCCCCTGCGCCATAGGCACCTCCACCCCGCGTGCGAATGTCGAATGTGTGCTCGAACTCACCGGCCTTGCGGATTACTTTGGTGACATCGCCGCCTCCGAGGATGTTTCCCGCGGCAAGCCTGATCCCGAGGTGTTCCTGAAGGCCGCCGCCAAGCTGGGTGCCGATCCGCTTTTCTGCGTGGTGATTGAGGACGCCCAAGTGGGCCTCCGCGCCGCCAAGGCCGCCGGGATGAAGGCCTTGGGTGTAACCACCACCCATCCCGCCGATGCCTTGGCACCCGAGAATCCGGATCGCATTGTCGACTCCCTCGCGGAGGTCAATGTCTCCTATCTACGGGAACTCTGGTAG
- a CDS encoding Gfo/Idh/MocA family protein → MNRRRFLHASTLAGTWSLLAPHALSQGANGDLRVAVIGLNSRGMAHVDGILKAKGARLVALCDCDSKVLARAKEKAEKGGTKLETYEDYRKLCESKEIDAVCIATPNHTHAVIGVTAAAHGKHVYVEKPVSHNVWEGRMLAEAQKKHGVMIQHGFQRRSETCWAEAFEWLGSGELGKLKLARGFCYKPRPAIGKVDAPKKAPSEVNYDLWCGPREMAEVKRKQFHYDWHWQLAYGNGDLGNQGPHQLDVCRWALGDPAILPPVVLSAGDRFLHKDDGDCANTQVVFLGYDPAPIIFEVRGLPKKDGDYKSGMDDYKGQGMGNVIEYEGGWLAGGHSAGCTIFDRDGKELKKFKGGRSHFQNWIDSIHAGKQDATLSVESGHLSSALAHIGNISWALGEKTPAAKVREAFEDPRAADAIERMEVHLRANGVDIEKEGIRLGKVLTREGSKESFTGANAEAANALLKGSYRKDFEIVV, encoded by the coding sequence ATGAACCGCCGCCGATTCCTCCATGCATCCACCCTCGCCGGGACCTGGTCCCTGCTGGCCCCTCACGCCCTCTCCCAAGGAGCCAACGGCGATCTGCGGGTGGCGGTGATCGGCCTGAACAGCCGGGGCATGGCCCACGTGGACGGCATTCTGAAGGCAAAGGGCGCGCGCTTGGTGGCCCTGTGCGATTGCGACTCCAAGGTGCTGGCCCGCGCGAAGGAGAAGGCGGAGAAGGGAGGCACCAAGCTGGAGACCTACGAGGACTATCGTAAATTGTGCGAGTCCAAGGAGATCGACGCTGTATGCATCGCCACGCCGAACCACACCCACGCGGTGATCGGCGTGACCGCCGCGGCCCACGGCAAGCACGTCTATGTGGAGAAGCCGGTATCCCACAACGTCTGGGAAGGCCGCATGCTGGCGGAAGCGCAGAAGAAGCACGGTGTGATGATCCAGCACGGCTTCCAGCGGCGCTCGGAGACCTGCTGGGCGGAGGCCTTCGAGTGGCTGGGCAGCGGCGAGCTGGGCAAGCTGAAGCTGGCCCGCGGATTCTGCTACAAGCCGCGCCCCGCGATCGGGAAGGTGGATGCGCCGAAGAAGGCACCGAGCGAGGTGAACTACGATCTTTGGTGCGGGCCGCGCGAGATGGCGGAGGTGAAGCGCAAGCAATTCCACTACGACTGGCACTGGCAGCTCGCCTATGGAAACGGCGACCTGGGCAACCAAGGTCCGCACCAACTCGACGTGTGCCGCTGGGCGCTGGGCGATCCCGCGATCCTGCCGCCGGTGGTGCTTTCTGCCGGCGACCGCTTCCTGCACAAGGACGACGGCGATTGCGCGAACACCCAGGTGGTCTTCCTCGGCTACGATCCGGCACCCATCATCTTCGAAGTGCGCGGACTGCCCAAGAAGGACGGCGACTACAAGTCGGGCATGGACGACTACAAGGGCCAAGGCATGGGCAACGTGATCGAGTACGAGGGCGGCTGGCTCGCGGGCGGTCACTCGGCGGGCTGCACCATCTTCGATCGCGATGGCAAGGAGCTGAAAAAATTCAAGGGCGGGCGCTCGCACTTCCAGAACTGGATCGATTCGATCCACGCCGGAAAACAGGATGCGACCCTGAGCGTGGAAAGCGGGCATCTGTCATCCGCGCTGGCGCATATCGGAAACATTTCGTGGGCCCTGGGAGAGAAGACCCCGGCGGCGAAGGTGCGGGAAGCCTTCGAGGATCCGCGTGCTGCAGACGCGATCGAGCGGATGGAAGTCCACCTGCGCGCAAACGGCGTGGACATCGAGAAGGAGGGCATCCGTCTCGGCAAGGTGCTGACGCGGGAAGGCTCCAAGGAGAGCTTCACCGGGGCGAACGCGGAGGCAGCGAATGCGCTGCTGAAGGGAAGCTACCGGAAGGACTTCGAGATCGTGGTATGA
- a CDS encoding PmoA family protein, with protein MRPTLAALLLLASSALATGEFTTEEAGGKVTVKLDGKLYTEYRTDSKVPYLHPLSSASGACLTRHWPMEPGFKEEEDHPHHRGFWMSHGAVNGHDFWAWTTKESDPKIEHKGLRERKNDAFTVELAWTAAGKTQLTEERTYAFKEIDPKTMAITVTSKLKAPEADALFGDTKEGMFAIRVDRTLRQKGKEAKGAIADSEGRKDGAVWGKKSNWVAFTGPDEKGEPAVIAVLDHPSNLRHPTWWHARDYGLLAANPFGIHDFEGKKDKHTGDHVLKKGETLVFRYEVVLHHGDLESAKLAERWAEFAK; from the coding sequence ATGAGACCCACACTGGCCGCCCTGCTTTTACTCGCTTCCAGCGCCCTCGCCACGGGGGAATTTACGACCGAGGAAGCGGGGGGAAAGGTCACGGTGAAGCTGGATGGTAAGCTCTACACGGAATACCGGACCGACTCGAAGGTGCCCTATCTCCACCCGCTGAGCTCCGCCTCCGGAGCCTGCCTGACGCGGCATTGGCCGATGGAACCGGGCTTCAAAGAAGAGGAGGACCACCCTCACCACCGCGGTTTCTGGATGAGCCACGGGGCGGTGAACGGCCATGATTTCTGGGCTTGGACTACCAAGGAGAGCGACCCGAAGATCGAGCACAAGGGGCTGCGCGAACGGAAAAATGACGCCTTCACCGTGGAGCTGGCATGGACCGCGGCGGGCAAGACCCAGCTGACGGAAGAGCGGACCTATGCCTTCAAGGAGATCGACCCGAAAACCATGGCGATCACGGTGACTTCCAAACTCAAGGCTCCGGAGGCGGACGCCCTCTTCGGCGATACCAAAGAAGGGATGTTTGCGATCCGGGTGGACCGGACCCTGCGCCAGAAGGGCAAGGAAGCAAAGGGCGCGATCGCAGACTCGGAAGGTCGCAAGGACGGCGCGGTCTGGGGCAAGAAGTCGAACTGGGTGGCCTTCACCGGCCCGGACGAGAAGGGTGAGCCCGCGGTGATCGCGGTGCTGGATCACCCCTCGAATTTGCGCCACCCCACTTGGTGGCATGCACGCGACTATGGCCTGCTGGCGGCGAACCCTTTCGGCATCCACGACTTCGAAGGCAAGAAGGACAAACACACGGGCGACCATGTTCTCAAGAAAGGCGAGACCCTGGTGTTCCGTTATGAAGTGGTCCTCCACCACGGCGACCTTGAATCCGCGAAGCTCGCGGAGCGCTGGGCGGAGTTCGCGAAGTAA